The genomic interval CGTCGAAGCCGCCGTGGTGAAGGAACACGTCCTCGCAGGAGACGATCTGCAGCGCGCCGGTGTTCATGTGCACGTCCACGCCGGGAAGCGCCTGCTTCAGCGCTTCCCTGGCCGTCTCGACGTCTTCGGACGTCACCCACACGCACTGCTCGTCATCTTCCAGCCCCGCCCGAAAGTACGGAACGGCGATGTCGAGCATGTCGGAGCGCGTTTCGTAGAAGCTGCAGAAGTGCGTACCCCACGGCATGTCGCCGATCGCGTGGATGCCGGACCTCCGGGGCACCTCGTCCGTGGCGGATTCCGCGACCTGCTCCGTCGGTGTCATCGAGCTCCCCATCGGCTGGCGATCGTGGGCCTGCCAGAATCGCTGCATGTTGTAGACCGATTGGGAGCAGTTCGCGAAGAGCGTCGGGTGCCGGTTCGCGGATGCTCCCGCTCCGCCATTCTACGCGCGTTCCCCCGGCACGGTGCTCTCCGCGGCGGACCCGCGGCTCTCTGGCCGCGGGTCCGGCGCAGGGACATCTTTGTTGCTGTTTCCGTCCACCCTCGCCGCTTCCGGACGTCCATGACCCCGCTCGCGCGACTGCTCGTCCTCGCCCTGGCCGCGCTGCTGGCCGGCTGCGCCACGGTCCCCGCTCCCCCGCCGGAGCGCGCGGTGACGGTGCTGGTCTACAACATCCACGCGGGCAAGGATACCGCCGAGGGCGAGAACCTGCCGCGCGTCGCGGAACTGGTTCGCGGCACGGGGGCGGACCTGGTGCTGCTCCAGGAGGTGGACCGCAACACGCAGCGGTCCGGCCCCGTCGACCAGCCGGCCGTGCTGGCGCGGCTCACCGGTTACTCGGTGGCGTTCGGGCGCACGATCGGCTTCCAGGGGGGTGACTACGGGGTGGCCCTGCTTTCCCGCTGGCCCATTCGGCGAGACACGCTGGTCCCCCTGCTGGTCACGGCCCCGCCGGGGCGCACGACGGGAAATCGGGAGCAGCGAGGGGTGCTGGTGGCGGTGGTGGATGCGCCGGGCGGGCCGATCACCGTGCTCAACACGCACCTGGACCACACGGGCGACGACGTCTGGCGGATGCAGGAGATCGCCACCGTGCTGCAGGTTTCTCGGACGGGGGTGGAGCCCGGGATCCCGGTGCTGATCGGCGGAGACCTGAATGCGCGCCCGGAGAGCGCGGTGCACGAGCAGCTGCGCGGGGCGGGGTTCCGCGATGCATGGGAGGGATGCGGGGAAGGGGATGCGATGACCTTTCCCGCCAGCGCGCCGGATCGCAGGATCGACTACCTCTACGTCAACGGCGCCATCCGCTGCGAGAGCGCGCAGGTGCTGGCCAGCGACACGTCGGATCACCGGCCGCTCGTCTTCCGGCTGCGGCTGCGCTGATCCGGCGTCCGCCGGAGGCGTGGCGGCCGACGCGACCGGTCGACGGATTCACAGGTAGCTGAACCACCACTCCGTCCGCCGCTGCTTGACCCCCGCGTACCAGCGGCAGAGCGGATAGGTGAGCGCCACGCCGGCGGCCCAGGCCAGGTAGGTGACGCCCAGCCCGAACCCGGCGCCGGGCTGCGGCGGCGTGCCGCCGGGAAACCCGAACAGGTGCGCCGTGGGCCTGCCGGCCGCCAGCGACAGCCCCAGCCCCATGGCGTGCGCCACGAACCACTGCAGCACGTAGAAGAAGAGGGGAACGCGGCCGAACGTCACCAGTACCCGGCCGACGCGGCCGCGGGGCACGCGCTCCAGCCACGCCAGCGCGAGCAGCGCCGGCCCCAGCGTCATCAGCACGAAAAGCAGCGACGGCGGATACTTGTTCGTGTTCAGGAAGGAGAGGACGGTGAACGCCGCGTCCTTCTGCGCGGTGAACGGGGACGGATTGCCGTACACGTTCGTGGCGCGCAGCAGCACGAATCCCACGACCATCGCCAGCCCGAGCCGGGCGAGAAAGCGCTGCCGCCGCGCCGGCTCCCACCCGTACACGCCACCGAGTGCGTACCCCGCCAGCATCACGCCCAGCCAGGGGAGCAGGGGATACGCAACCAGCGCCGGCGCGCCGAACAGCAGGATGAAGCCGGGCTGGTGAAGCACCATCCACAGCGTGCCGAGCGCATCGGGGCCCGGCGTGCCCGGGCCGCCCCAGCCCTGCACCACGATGGGATCCGCCAGGTTGTGCAGCGCGATGATCGC from Longimicrobium sp. carries:
- a CDS encoding endonuclease/exonuclease/phosphatase family protein, translating into MTPLARLLVLALAALLAGCATVPAPPPERAVTVLVYNIHAGKDTAEGENLPRVAELVRGTGADLVLLQEVDRNTQRSGPVDQPAVLARLTGYSVAFGRTIGFQGGDYGVALLSRWPIRRDTLVPLLVTAPPGRTTGNREQRGVLVAVVDAPGGPITVLNTHLDHTGDDVWRMQEIATVLQVSRTGVEPGIPVLIGGDLNARPESAVHEQLRGAGFRDAWEGCGEGDAMTFPASAPDRRIDYLYVNGAIRCESAQVLASDTSDHRPLVFRLRLR
- a CDS encoding DUF1624 domain-containing protein, which gives rise to MQTTRASAPPSADPAHGPVALPKKRVDALDVLRGLVMVLMLLDHTREFVHRDAPLFDAANLDRTTVALFFTRWVTHFCAPIFVLLAGTSVALQLRRGKSKAELSRFLISRGFWLVVLEFTIVRLGIAFDLDYGAFPGMLQVICAIGVSMIVLAAFVHLPVAAAGAVGVAIIALHNLADPIVVQGWGGPGTPGPDALGTLWMVLHQPGFILLFGAPALVAYPLLPWLGVMLAGYALGGVYGWEPARRQRFLARLGLAMVVGFVLLRATNVYGNPSPFTAQKDAAFTVLSFLNTNKYPPSLLFVLMTLGPALLALAWLERVPRGRVGRVLVTFGRVPLFFYVLQWFVAHAMGLGLSLAAGRPTAHLFGFPGGTPPQPGAGFGLGVTYLAWAAGVALTYPLCRWYAGVKQRRTEWWFSYL